AAGTTGGGGGTCATGGTCGCACCTCGATACCGAAATGTTGCACTTCGAACGTGCAAAACAAACCACCGGCACGCATCTCAGCGCAGCGTCAACTTGAGCGTCCGGGCGACATGCAGCAGCTGCCGCGTATCCCGCAGCGCATCCGGCAACGCACAGTGCGCCACCAATCCCGGCTCTGGCGGCAACCACTGCTCTTTCGGCAGCAGATGCAGTAGCGTCCGCGCACAACGGTGCGTCGGATACACCCAAGCGGGCGTCAGGCCGTGACGGCGGTACGCCGCGTCGAGAATCGGCAGATCGAAACTCGCGCCCAACGCCCACACCCGTACCCGCACATCCGGCCCAGCCGAGCCCCGCAGGAACGCCGTCAGCGCTGCCAACGCCTCATGCTCGGGAGGGGCGCCCCGCTGTCCCTCCCGCTGATGCTGCTGCGCGGCCAGCGACTGACGCAACCACCAGCGGAGCGTTCCGAACAGCACGTCCCCACCCGCCGCCTTGCTGCTCCGCGCATCCACGAACGTCTGAAAGCTCCCGAGGATTTCAAGGCGCTCAGGATCGAACAGCACCGCCCCGATCTCGATCAGCGCCGCATTCGGACGGCTCGACAACGTTTCGAGGTCCACCAGCGCATGGACCTGCCTCTGCCCGCTCACTCAAGGACCGGGCGGGCAAACTCAGCCGCCCAGAAGCCGTTCTGATTCCAGATTCCGATATCCGTCCAGTTGGCATTCGCCAGCGTCTCGCAGTGACCCTTGGTGCTGCCGAGC
The sequence above is a segment of the Deinococcus ruber genome. Coding sequences within it:
- a CDS encoding 3'-5' exonuclease produces the protein MSGQRQVHALVDLETLSSRPNAALIEIGAVLFDPERLEILGSFQTFVDARSSKAAGGDVLFGTLRWWLRQSLAAQQHQREGQRGAPPEHEALAALTAFLRGSAGPDVRVRVWALGASFDLPILDAAYRRHGLTPAWVYPTHRCARTLLHLLPKEQWLPPEPGLVAHCALPDALRDTRQLLHVARTLKLTLR